In a single window of the Heliangelus exortis chromosome 30, bHelExo1.hap1, whole genome shotgun sequence genome:
- the RAB11FIP1 gene encoding rab11 family-interacting protein 1 isoform X2, producing MKKRKGGQGTPVSHLLHGSEHPRAGGEGFDGQESQIPPGGSAKPTLGACKLPPGETEAGRAGGEVAPRPAPRTKHPVVPQAGGLGAALPSSGKTFKSPPGLAPPSEKASDPGGFPPQGGSGDTVTPAVTLRGSRSLRNEGDDDLFDSLRQLKPASPGTAAPGLKLAGLPVIPEGSSEDELLGDTQEGCGGPAGDKATPETGRQSRGPIPLPGELEELSGSSPAAPGGEGRGAAGASCPLPYARGDIHSVTSQEGDKATPETGKQSQGPIPLPGELEELSGSSPAAQRTPAAPGEEGGGAAGAAQPLPPARGDIHSVTSQAGDPGLGGTSHSGENHHDLEKHKARTSAGVEEHLGPDFSELAFPSPSLPSPSQPCSASPSFPSDPQNHGAESPEKPAAEGSADKAGNSGKKKLLQAWVSPSETFPKPPQQSGETLAPKHRLHPVKPMNTTAPKSKNLTVLSTMSEKLLEVNVQKYDPSDPAYAYAQLTHSELIQLVLKQKDTISKRDLQVRELEDYIDNLLVRVMEETPNILRVSLAGNKKAGKM from the exons atgaaaaaaagaaagggaggcCAAGGGACACCTGTGTCCCACCTCCTTCATGGCTCAGAGcatcccagagctgggggggagggcTTTGATGGGCAGGAAAGTCAAAtccctccaggaggatctgccAAACCCACCTTGGGAGCTTGCAAGCTGCCtcctggggaaactgaggcagggagagctggaggggagGTGGCTCCCAGGCCAGCCCCAAGGACAAAGCACCCCGTGGTCCCTCAGGCTGGTGGCttgggtgctgctctgccttcctCAGGCAAAACTTTCAAATCCCCACCTGGGTTGGCACCACCCAGTGAGAAAGCCTCAGATCCTGGGGGGTTCCCCCCCCAGGGTGGCTCAGGGGACACTGTCACCCCAGCAGTGACactgagaggcagcaggagcctGAGGAATGAGGGTGATGATGATTTGTTTGACTCTCTCAGACAGCTGAAACCTGCCAGCCCTGGGACTGCAGCCCCTGGCTTGAAGCTGGCTGGGCTTCCTGTCATCCCAGAGGGAAGCTCTGAGGATGAGCTGCTGGGTGACACTCAGGAGGGCTGTGGTGGCCCTGCAGGTGACAAAGCCACCCCAGAGACTGGCAGGCAGTCCCGAGGTCCCATCCCCctgcctggggagctggaggagctctcAGGGAgttctcctgctgctccaggaggagagggaagaggtgctgctggtgcttcTTGTCCCCTGCCATATGCCAGGGGTGACATTCACAGTGTCACCAGCCAGGAAGGTGACAAAGCCACCCCAGAGACTGGCAAACAGTCCCAAGGTCCCATCCCCctgcctggggagctggaggagctctcAGGGAGttctcctgcagcccagagaaccccagctgctccaggagaagagggaggaggtgctgctggtgctgctcagcccctgccacCTGCCAGGGGTGACATTCACAGTGTCACCAGCCAGGCAGGTGACCCAGGCCTAGGTGGGACATCTCATTCTGGGGAGAATCATCATGATTTGGAGAAACACAAAGCAAGGACAAGTGCAGGGGTTGAGGAGCATCTGGGACCTGACTTCTCTGAGcttgcttttccctctccttcccttccaagcccttcccagccctgctctgcttccccttccttcccttctgaCCCCCAAAATCATGGAGCAGAGTCTCCTGAAAAGCCAGCAGCCGAGGGCTCCGCAGATAAAGCAGGAAATTCGGGGAAGAAGAAGCTCCTGCAGGCATGGGTTTCACCCTCTGAAACCTTCCCTAAGCCCCCTCAGCAGAGTGGTGAAACCCTGGCTCCCAAGCACAG GCTCCATCCTGTGAAGCCCATGAACACCACAGCACCCAAGAGTAAAAACCTCACTGTCCTCAGCACCATGAGTGAAAAGCTGCTGGAGGTGAACGTGCAG AAATACGATCCCTCAGACCCTGCCTATGCTTATGCTCAGCTGACCCATTCCGAGCTGATCCAGCTGGTTCTGAAACAAAAGGATACAATTTCCAAGAGGGATCTGCAGGTGAGGGAGCTGGAAGACTACATTGACAACCTCCTGGTCAGAGTCATGGAGGAGACCCCAAACATCCTCAGAGTTTCCCTGGCTGGGAACAAAAAAGCTGGGAAGATgtag